A single Anatilimnocola floriformis DNA region contains:
- the atpA gene encoding F0F1 ATP synthase subunit alpha — protein sequence MKFNADEIASVIQSEIEHYESQIDVREVGTVLEVGDGMARVYGLSSAMSGEMVEFPSGVRGVVFNLEENSVSIAVLGDYLGINEGDEVKALGRLLSVPVGEAVIGRVVDPLGNPLDGKGPIVTTEFRNVEGTSPGVAERQPVKQPLQTGIKAIDAMTPIGRGQRELIIGDRKTGKTTIAIDTILNQKGKGVKCFYVAIGQKESSVANSVRVLEEKGAMEYTTVVLAGASAPAALQVYAAASGTAMAEYFMYKGEHALIVYDDLSKQAQAYRQISLLVRRPPGREAYPGDVFYNHSRLLERSSKMSDALGGGSLTSLPIIETLEGEVSAYIPTNVISITDGQIYLQPDLFFKGVRPAMNVGISVSRVGGSAQIKAMKAREVAGGLRLALAAFRELEAFAQLGTDLDAATQAKLDRGYRMVELLKQPQYQPMDVIDQIIVIYTANTGGMDDVPINQVRRFENELLAYFKDVKGAARNLLADKKELTAEVKDALNAAIGDFKKTFKKA from the coding sequence ATGAAATTCAACGCTGATGAAATTGCCTCGGTCATCCAAAGCGAGATCGAGCACTACGAGAGCCAGATCGATGTCCGCGAAGTGGGCACCGTGCTGGAAGTGGGCGACGGCATGGCCCGCGTCTACGGCCTGTCGAGCGCGATGAGCGGCGAAATGGTCGAGTTCCCCTCGGGCGTTCGCGGCGTGGTGTTCAACCTCGAAGAAAACAGCGTCAGCATCGCCGTTCTCGGCGATTACCTCGGCATCAACGAAGGTGACGAAGTCAAAGCTCTCGGCCGTTTGTTGTCGGTCCCGGTCGGCGAAGCGGTCATCGGCCGCGTGGTCGATCCGCTCGGTAACCCGCTCGACGGCAAGGGACCGATCGTCACCACTGAGTTCCGCAACGTCGAAGGTACTTCGCCGGGTGTGGCCGAACGTCAGCCGGTGAAGCAGCCGCTGCAAACGGGCATCAAGGCCATCGACGCGATGACGCCGATCGGCCGTGGTCAGCGCGAACTCATCATCGGTGACCGCAAGACCGGTAAGACGACGATCGCCATCGACACTATCCTCAACCAAAAGGGGAAGGGTGTTAAGTGTTTTTATGTGGCGATTGGTCAAAAAGAATCGTCCGTTGCCAACTCGGTCCGCGTCCTCGAAGAAAAGGGCGCGATGGAATACACCACCGTCGTCCTCGCCGGCGCCAGTGCTCCTGCCGCTTTGCAGGTGTATGCCGCTGCATCGGGCACCGCGATGGCTGAGTACTTCATGTACAAGGGCGAACACGCTCTGATCGTGTACGACGACTTGTCGAAGCAAGCTCAGGCTTATCGCCAGATTTCGCTCCTCGTCCGTCGTCCGCCAGGTCGCGAAGCCTATCCGGGTGACGTGTTCTACAATCACAGCCGTTTGCTCGAACGCTCGTCGAAGATGTCGGACGCCCTCGGCGGCGGTTCGCTCACTTCGTTGCCGATCATCGAAACGCTCGAAGGCGAAGTTTCGGCCTACATTCCGACCAACGTGATCTCGATCACCGACGGCCAGATTTACCTGCAGCCCGACTTGTTCTTCAAGGGTGTCCGCCCTGCCATGAACGTCGGTATCTCGGTGTCTCGCGTGGGTGGTTCGGCCCAGATCAAGGCCATGAAGGCTCGCGAAGTCGCCGGTGGTTTGCGTCTCGCTCTCGCTGCCTTCCGCGAATTGGAAGCGTTCGCTCAGCTCGGTACCGACCTCGACGCCGCCACTCAGGCCAAGCTCGACCGCGGTTACCGCATGGTGGAGCTCCTCAAGCAGCCGCAATATCAGCCGATGGACGTGATCGATCAGATCATCGTCATCTACACCGCCAACACTGGCGGTATGGACGATGTGCCGATCAATCAAGTTCGTCGCTTCGAGAACGAGCTCCTCGCCTACTTCAAGGACGTGAAGGGCGCTGCTCGCAACTTGCTGGCCGACAAGAAGGAACTGACTGCCGAGGTCAAGGACGCCCTCAACGCCGCCATCGGCGATTTTAAGAAGACGTTCAAGAAAGCTTAG
- the atpG gene encoding ATP synthase F1 subunit gamma: MAKARALDKRRKSIRNIRKITRTMELIATARFKKAMDRATAATAYTKKITEVVAGLAKAGLQVSHPLLESHPETKNATLLILTANRGLCGGYNGSVLRAGLARLEELKRTVPNVRVEVSGKRGLSAFKFRKLAVDESYTKFEDQPKFEEVEAIANRFLEMYITGKLDRLDVAYVKFISSSRQVATVETLLPLDSIGGAETGTAAKGGDVMYEFMPSAASILEEVVPASFRAKLFKCFLDAAVSEQIARMVAMKSATENASDMIKSLSTTYNRARQSQITGEIMEIIGGVEALNK; encoded by the coding sequence ATGGCCAAAGCGCGGGCACTTGATAAACGACGTAAGTCCATCCGCAATATCCGCAAGATTACGCGGACGATGGAATTGATCGCCACCGCGCGCTTCAAGAAAGCAATGGATCGCGCGACGGCGGCTACGGCGTATACGAAGAAGATCACCGAAGTAGTCGCCGGCCTAGCCAAGGCCGGTTTGCAGGTCAGCCATCCGCTCCTCGAATCGCATCCCGAAACGAAGAACGCGACGCTCCTGATTTTGACGGCCAATCGCGGTCTCTGCGGCGGTTACAACGGCAGCGTGCTTCGCGCTGGTCTCGCTCGCCTCGAAGAGTTGAAGCGGACCGTGCCGAACGTGCGGGTCGAAGTCTCCGGCAAACGCGGTCTCTCGGCTTTCAAGTTCCGTAAGCTCGCCGTGGACGAGAGCTATACGAAGTTTGAGGATCAACCGAAGTTCGAAGAAGTCGAAGCCATCGCCAATCGCTTCCTCGAGATGTACATCACCGGCAAGCTCGATCGACTCGACGTGGCTTACGTCAAGTTCATCAGCAGCAGCCGCCAGGTTGCCACGGTCGAAACACTGCTGCCGCTCGATTCCATCGGCGGAGCCGAGACCGGCACGGCCGCCAAGGGTGGCGATGTGATGTACGAATTCATGCCCTCGGCAGCGAGCATTCTGGAAGAAGTCGTGCCGGCCAGTTTCCGGGCGAAGCTCTTCAAGTGCTTCCTCGATGCTGCGGTGAGCGAACAGATCGCACGGATGGTTGCCATGAAGAGCGCCACCGAAAACGCGTCGGACATGATCAAGTCGCTGTCGACCACGTACAACCGCGCTCGCCAGTCGCAGATCACCGGCGAAATCATGGAAATCATCGGCGGCGTCGAAGCACTCAATAAATAA
- the atpD gene encoding F0F1 ATP synthase subunit beta — MPTATAQNVGKITQVVGATFDVEFPEDQMPAIFNAVTVTSKHKGLDIDLAGEVQQQIGGGRVRCVALGSTEGLFRGMDVIDTGGPVKVPVGEATLGRVFNLLGKPIDGRGPVAAKESWAIHRDAPKLEDLSSSTELFETGIKVIDLLTPFVRGGKAGLFGGAGLGKTVILTELIARIASKHGGYSVFAGVGERTREGTDLWLEMQETEIGSTGRKVIEQTCMVFGQMNEPPGARLRVALSALTMAEYFRDATGKDTLLFVDNIFRFSQAGSEVSALLGRMPSAVGYQPTLATEMGALQERIASTKKGAITSVQAVYVPADDPTDPAPATAFGQLDAFLYLERSISEKGIYPAVDPLASSSRILDPQVVGEKHYAVARRVQTILQRYRELQDIIAILGIDELSEEDKLVVHRARRIERFLSQPFFVAEVFTGKAGEYTSIADTIRSFDELCSGKWDHLPEDAFMYVGPIEQAAAQAEEQAKKAAKK; from the coding sequence ATGCCCACTGCTACCGCTCAAAACGTCGGTAAGATCACCCAAGTCGTCGGTGCTACGTTCGACGTCGAATTTCCCGAAGACCAAATGCCGGCGATCTTCAACGCCGTCACGGTGACCTCGAAGCACAAAGGCCTCGACATCGACCTCGCCGGTGAAGTACAGCAGCAGATTGGCGGCGGCCGCGTTCGCTGCGTCGCTCTCGGCTCGACCGAAGGTTTGTTCCGCGGCATGGACGTGATCGACACCGGTGGTCCGGTGAAGGTTCCCGTCGGCGAAGCAACGCTCGGCCGCGTGTTCAACCTCCTCGGCAAGCCGATCGATGGCCGTGGTCCAGTTGCGGCCAAAGAAAGCTGGGCCATTCACCGCGACGCTCCGAAGCTGGAAGACCTGTCGTCGAGCACCGAGCTCTTCGAAACGGGCATCAAGGTTATTGACCTCCTCACGCCGTTCGTCCGCGGTGGTAAGGCCGGTTTGTTCGGTGGTGCCGGTCTCGGTAAGACGGTTATTCTCACCGAGCTCATCGCTCGTATCGCCAGCAAGCACGGTGGTTACTCGGTGTTTGCCGGTGTGGGTGAACGCACCCGCGAAGGTACCGACCTCTGGCTCGAAATGCAGGAAACCGAAATCGGTTCGACCGGCCGCAAGGTTATCGAACAAACCTGCATGGTGTTCGGCCAAATGAACGAACCACCAGGTGCCCGTCTCCGCGTCGCTCTTTCGGCCCTCACCATGGCCGAATACTTTCGCGATGCGACTGGTAAGGACACGCTGCTGTTTGTCGACAACATCTTCCGCTTCTCGCAAGCCGGTTCGGAAGTGTCCGCGCTCCTCGGCCGTATGCCTTCAGCGGTGGGTTACCAACCGACCCTCGCCACGGAAATGGGTGCGTTGCAAGAACGAATCGCGTCGACCAAGAAGGGTGCCATCACCTCGGTGCAAGCCGTGTACGTTCCTGCTGACGATCCGACCGACCCTGCCCCGGCCACCGCGTTCGGTCAGCTCGATGCGTTCCTCTATCTCGAACGTTCGATCTCGGAAAAGGGTATTTACCCTGCAGTGGATCCGCTCGCTTCGTCGAGCCGTATTCTCGATCCGCAGGTCGTGGGCGAAAAGCACTACGCCGTCGCTCGCCGCGTGCAAACGATTCTGCAACGGTACCGCGAACTGCAAGACATCATTGCGATTCTCGGTATCGACGAATTGAGCGAAGAAGACAAACTCGTCGTGCATCGTGCTCGCCGTATCGAACGCTTCCTGTCGCAGCCGTTCTTCGTGGCCGAAGTCTTCACCGGTAAGGCTGGTGAATACACGAGCATTGCCGACACCATCCGCAGCTTCGACGAGCTCTGCTCGGGCAAGTGGGATCACCTGCCGGAAGACGCCTTCATGTACGTCGGCCCGATCGAACAGGCCGCCGCTCAAGCCGAAGAGCAAGCCAAGAAAGCCGCGAAGAAGTAG
- the atpC gene encoding ATP synthase F1 subunit epsilon yields the protein MAKPLQVVVVTPEATILEQEAEFVALPLYDGEIGIAPLHSPLIGRLGYGEMRIKTAAKTLHYYIDGGFVQVVDDVVSVLTNKAVLASKLDIAVAQAQLNSAMTKPVNTPELLAIRDRIVAQARAQIHVAKVASKA from the coding sequence ATGGCCAAGCCCCTGCAAGTCGTTGTCGTCACGCCCGAAGCTACGATCCTCGAACAAGAGGCGGAGTTCGTCGCGCTGCCGTTGTATGACGGCGAGATCGGCATCGCGCCGCTCCACAGCCCGCTCATCGGCCGGCTGGGTTATGGCGAAATGCGGATCAAGACCGCGGCCAAGACGCTGCACTACTACATCGACGGCGGCTTCGTGCAAGTCGTCGATGATGTGGTCTCGGTTCTCACCAACAAGGCCGTCCTGGCCAGCAAGCTCGACATCGCCGTCGCGCAGGCTCAACTCAACTCGGCGATGACCAAGCCGGTCAACACGCCGGAACTTCTCGCCATCCGCGATCGCATCGTCGCTCAAGCCCGTGCCCAGATTCATGTGGCCAAGGTGGCGAGCAAGGCATAG
- a CDS encoding carboxypeptidase-like regulatory domain-containing protein encodes MRFLFIALGCVLITGCSRSGLHPVTGVVLLDGQPVANAALQFVPQEAGQDATGATDAQGNFAISTNEPRDGVKAGKYKVVITPRSTAPLQKFASADEAMKAAARPQPPPPSTFPQKYTRPDQTPLLVEVPMKEKSVRLELTSN; translated from the coding sequence TTGCGTTTCCTGTTCATCGCCCTCGGCTGTGTGCTGATCACCGGTTGCAGCCGCTCCGGCCTTCATCCGGTAACAGGTGTCGTCCTGCTCGACGGCCAACCAGTGGCCAATGCCGCGCTGCAATTCGTGCCGCAGGAAGCCGGTCAGGATGCGACTGGCGCTACCGATGCGCAGGGAAATTTCGCGATCTCGACTAACGAACCGCGCGACGGCGTGAAGGCGGGGAAGTACAAAGTCGTGATCACGCCACGTTCGACTGCGCCGCTGCAAAAGTTCGCTTCCGCCGATGAAGCGATGAAAGCAGCGGCCCGGCCGCAGCCGCCACCGCCGTCAACATTTCCGCAAAAATACACTCGGCCTGATCAGACACCACTGCTGGTGGAAGTGCCGATGAAAGAGAAGTCGGTCAGGTTGGAGCTGACCAGCAATTAA
- a CDS encoding DUF1559 family PulG-like putative transporter, translating to MPSKYRGGFTLVELLVVIAIIGVLVALLLPAVQAARGAARRSQCLNHVKQYALGIHNFESTYNHVPKGNYSTGTFPQGGNTSWMFVTLGFMEQRNLYDRVVGAGSLVNAATQGILPARFPMLRCPSDVFDPKSSKYSSYVASTGPTCNNPPSGCPAPFQIHCNGQIGSGNTIPSPLSPLTHPGFQPSMSWGGTAVTEESVGMFTRMGALIRLADVTDGTSNTILLGETLPEFCEFMRYNGNSYGWAGGDNFIAQGQTIQPINWKIDRMAADPGVFTSCGCDAGTNPSGDPARCIMNWAVTWGFKSNHPSGVNFAHVDGSVRFITQNIDMRTYQYLGCRNDGQAVTVP from the coding sequence ATGCCCAGCAAGTATCGCGGCGGTTTCACGCTGGTCGAACTTCTCGTGGTGATCGCAATTATTGGGGTGCTCGTCGCCTTACTACTCCCTGCCGTGCAGGCCGCCCGCGGAGCGGCGCGTCGCTCGCAGTGTTTGAACCACGTCAAGCAATACGCCCTCGGCATTCACAATTTCGAGTCGACTTATAACCACGTTCCCAAGGGAAATTATTCGACGGGGACATTCCCACAGGGTGGCAACACCAGTTGGATGTTTGTCACGCTCGGCTTCATGGAACAGCGGAACCTGTATGACCGAGTCGTTGGCGCGGGCAGCCTCGTCAACGCAGCCACGCAAGGAATTTTGCCCGCGCGATTCCCCATGCTCCGCTGTCCGAGCGACGTCTTTGATCCGAAGAGCTCCAAATACTCTAGCTACGTCGCGAGCACCGGCCCAACTTGCAACAACCCGCCGTCGGGCTGTCCCGCGCCGTTTCAGATTCATTGCAACGGCCAGATCGGCAGCGGCAATACGATTCCTTCGCCGCTGAGTCCTTTGACGCATCCGGGCTTTCAACCGAGCATGTCGTGGGGCGGGACGGCGGTGACAGAGGAGAGTGTCGGCATGTTTACGCGGATGGGTGCCCTCATTCGCCTCGCCGATGTTACCGATGGGACCTCGAATACGATTCTGCTCGGCGAGACGCTGCCCGAGTTCTGCGAATTCATGCGCTACAACGGAAACAGTTATGGTTGGGCCGGCGGCGACAACTTCATCGCCCAAGGGCAAACCATTCAGCCGATCAATTGGAAGATTGACCGGATGGCAGCCGATCCCGGCGTGTTTACCTCGTGCGGTTGCGACGCGGGTACGAACCCGTCCGGCGATCCGGCTCGCTGCATTATGAACTGGGCGGTGACCTGGGGATTCAAATCGAACCACCCTAGCGGCGTGAACTTTGCGCACGTCGACGGCTCGGTACGGTTCATCACGCAAAATATCGACATGCGAACGTATCAGTACTTGGGTTGCCGCAACGATGGCCAGGCCGTGACCGTTCCTTAG
- a CDS encoding DUF6513 domain-containing protein, translating to MPREHLHFVTGRLAEFALRAVVTKVAAERGFDFTIDVLPITVAALMSPAWIARHIQANANATKIILPGYCHGDLAPLAAVVNAPIQTGPRDLQQLPEFLGGKGERPAEYGRYDIQIIAEINHAPRQSLADIIRQAKTLAADGADLIDVGCDPGGPWLGVADCVKALRDEGLRVSIDSLDPREIAPAVRAGAELVLSVNSSNRAAACDWGCEVVVIPDDFPTLVGLEGTIELLAEAKVPLRVDAVLEPIGFGFAASLGRYLEVRRRYPDVEMMMGIGNLTELTDSDSAGVNTLLLGFCQEVGIRSVLTTQVINWARTSVRECDLARRLVYHAVQNRVPPKRLEPRLVTLRDAKLHETADETLRQLAGAIKDNNYRIFAERGEVHIVSANLHLSSPDPFLLMERLLHPGFGGASDTHAPAQLDASHAFYLGYEMCKAATAVALGKQYRQDEALDWGYLTIEEESHRLKKSNVKAAGKQGAGE from the coding sequence ATGCCTCGCGAACATCTGCACTTTGTCACCGGCCGCCTGGCGGAGTTCGCCTTGCGAGCGGTCGTGACGAAGGTGGCTGCCGAGCGCGGCTTCGACTTTACGATCGACGTGCTGCCGATCACCGTCGCGGCCCTCATGTCGCCAGCGTGGATTGCCCGGCACATTCAGGCGAATGCAAACGCGACCAAAATTATTCTGCCCGGTTACTGCCACGGCGATTTAGCTCCCCTCGCGGCAGTCGTGAACGCGCCGATTCAAACCGGCCCGCGCGATCTGCAGCAGCTCCCCGAGTTTCTCGGCGGCAAAGGGGAACGGCCTGCGGAGTACGGCCGTTATGACATTCAAATCATCGCCGAGATCAATCACGCGCCGCGGCAGTCACTGGCGGACATCATTCGCCAGGCCAAAACGCTGGCAGCCGATGGCGCCGATCTGATCGATGTCGGCTGCGATCCCGGCGGGCCGTGGCTTGGGGTGGCCGATTGCGTGAAGGCTCTGCGCGACGAAGGGCTGCGCGTTTCGATCGACAGCCTCGATCCGCGCGAGATCGCGCCCGCGGTAAGAGCCGGCGCGGAACTTGTGCTCTCGGTGAACAGCAGCAACCGCGCTGCCGCCTGCGACTGGGGCTGCGAGGTGGTCGTCATTCCTGATGATTTTCCCACGCTCGTCGGCCTCGAAGGAACGATCGAGCTACTCGCCGAAGCCAAGGTGCCGCTGCGAGTCGATGCGGTGCTCGAGCCGATCGGTTTCGGTTTTGCCGCGAGCCTCGGCCGTTATCTCGAAGTTCGCCGACGTTACCCCGATGTTGAAATGATGATGGGCATCGGCAACCTCACGGAGCTGACCGACAGCGATTCGGCCGGCGTGAACACGCTGCTGCTCGGCTTTTGTCAGGAAGTGGGCATTCGCAGCGTGCTCACCACTCAAGTCATCAACTGGGCGCGCACGAGCGTGCGCGAGTGCGATCTCGCGCGGCGACTTGTTTATCACGCAGTTCAAAATCGCGTGCCGCCGAAAAGGCTCGAGCCGCGACTGGTCACGCTCCGCGATGCAAAGTTGCACGAAACGGCCGACGAAACACTGCGGCAACTCGCCGGCGCGATCAAAGACAACAATTACCGCATCTTCGCCGAACGCGGTGAAGTACACATCGTCAGCGCAAATCTACATCTCTCGTCCCCCGATCCGTTCCTGCTGATGGAACGCCTGCTGCATCCCGGCTTCGGCGGCGCGAGCGATACTCATGCTCCGGCTCAGCTCGATGCATCGCATGCGTTTTACTTGGGATACGAAATGTGCAAAGCCGCGACCGCCGTCGCGCTCGGCAAGCAATATCGCCAGGACGAGGCGCTCGATTGGGGTTATCTCACGATCGAGGAAGAGAGTCATCGCCTGAAGAAGAGCAACGTGAAAGCGGCCGGCAAACAAGGAGCCGGCGAATGA
- the pabB gene encoding aminodeoxychorismate synthase component I: MNLPIVSEWISPLPAEEAFARLAALPHVLFLDSAMRHDTLGRYSFIAADPFEMLKLPADGSDGLALLQKKLQPFAATTVADLPPFQGGAAGLLSYDLGRSLERVPLPQHDEFEFPSLAIGLYDIVLAYDHWQRRAWFISHGYSETAPPERANRAQQRIEQLQRILAAPAKVVVKETKKIGSLAPNYPVPGHPGLLSNFSADQYLQAVGRAIEYIHAGDVFQVNLAQRLLYPAESDSLSLYLRLRQRNPATFAAYFDFGEGQIISASPERFLQVKDRRVEARPIKGTRRRTARAEADLFAGDELQESEKDRAENVMIVDLLRNDLSRVCRPESVRATQLCGLETYQYVQHLVSVVEGELEADCTPLDLARAAFPGGSITGAPKVRAMEIISELEPTARGPYCGGIGYLGFDGTLDFNILIRTITASRGWWQFPVGGGIVAQSSPQREYEETWHKAAGLLKALKE, encoded by the coding sequence ATGAATCTGCCGATCGTCAGCGAATGGATTTCGCCGCTCCCTGCCGAAGAAGCCTTCGCGCGCTTGGCTGCGTTGCCGCATGTGCTGTTTCTCGATTCGGCGATGCGTCACGACACGCTCGGCAGGTATTCGTTTATCGCGGCCGATCCGTTCGAGATGTTGAAATTGCCCGCCGATGGCAGCGATGGCTTGGCGCTGTTGCAAAAAAAGTTGCAGCCGTTCGCCGCGACGACCGTCGCCGATTTGCCGCCCTTTCAAGGTGGCGCGGCGGGGCTCTTGAGCTATGACTTGGGCCGGAGTTTGGAACGAGTACCGCTGCCGCAGCACGACGAGTTCGAGTTTCCCTCGCTCGCAATCGGCTTGTATGACATCGTCCTCGCCTACGATCACTGGCAACGGCGAGCATGGTTCATTTCGCACGGCTATTCAGAGACTGCGCCGCCGGAACGAGCCAATCGCGCCCAGCAGCGGATTGAGCAGCTTCAACGCATCCTGGCCGCGCCGGCGAAGGTTGTTGTCAAAGAAACCAAGAAGATTGGTTCACTAGCGCCGAATTATCCTGTGCCTGGTCATCCTGGTTTGCTCAGTAATTTTTCCGCAGATCAATATCTGCAAGCCGTTGGTCGTGCGATCGAGTACATCCACGCGGGAGATGTTTTTCAAGTCAATCTCGCGCAGCGGTTGCTGTATCCCGCCGAGAGCGATTCGCTGTCGCTCTATCTGCGGTTGCGGCAGCGCAATCCCGCGACGTTTGCCGCGTATTTTGATTTTGGCGAAGGGCAAATCATCAGCGCGTCGCCAGAGCGTTTTCTGCAGGTGAAAGATCGCCGCGTCGAAGCGCGGCCGATCAAGGGAACGCGGCGGCGAACCGCGCGGGCAGAGGCCGATCTGTTTGCGGGGGATGAATTGCAGGAGAGCGAAAAAGATCGGGCCGAGAATGTGATGATCGTTGATTTGCTGCGGAATGATTTGTCACGAGTCTGCCGGCCTGAGTCGGTGCGGGCGACGCAACTCTGCGGCTTGGAAACGTACCAGTACGTGCAGCATTTGGTCTCCGTTGTCGAGGGCGAACTCGAAGCCGATTGCACGCCGCTCGATCTCGCGCGGGCTGCGTTTCCGGGCGGTTCGATTACCGGCGCACCCAAAGTGCGAGCGATGGAGATCATCAGCGAGCTCGAGCCGACGGCCCGCGGTCCTTATTGTGGCGGCATCGGCTATCTTGGGTTCGATGGCACGCTCGATTTCAACATTCTGATTCGCACGATCACGGCCAGCCGAGGCTGGTGGCAGTTCCCCGTCGGCGGCGGCATTGTGGCGCAGTCTTCGCCGCAGCGCGAGTACGAAGAGACCTGGCACAAAGCGGCGGGTCTGTTGAAAGCACTCAAGGAGTAA
- a CDS encoding anthranilate synthase component II, with amino-acid sequence MILLIDNYDSFVHNLARYFRRLGAVTQVVRNDAIDVAAIRQLRPQAIVLSPGPCTPTEAGCSLAVVRELGGEVPLLGVCLGHQAIGSALGGSVIRASQPMHGRTSEIRHSQRQLFENLPSPLTVGRYHSLVIDPQSLPAELEVTATTADGTIMAVAHRRLPMWGVQFHPESILTEGGYTLLANFLRLAGIEPTAPLPQTAEERPIEPDDYVVPSRPVTF; translated from the coding sequence GTGATTTTGCTCATCGACAACTACGACAGCTTTGTGCACAACCTGGCGCGGTACTTCCGCCGCCTCGGGGCCGTCACGCAAGTCGTGCGCAACGATGCCATTGATGTGGCCGCGATTCGGCAACTCCGGCCGCAGGCGATTGTTTTATCGCCCGGGCCCTGCACGCCGACCGAAGCGGGTTGCTCGCTCGCGGTGGTGCGCGAACTCGGCGGCGAAGTACCGCTGCTCGGTGTTTGTCTCGGTCATCAAGCCATCGGCTCGGCGCTCGGCGGCAGCGTCATTCGCGCCTCGCAACCGATGCATGGCAGGACGAGCGAGATCCGCCATTCGCAGCGGCAGCTGTTCGAAAACTTGCCGTCGCCGCTGACCGTCGGCCGATATCATTCGCTCGTGATCGATCCACAGTCGCTGCCCGCCGAGCTGGAAGTCACGGCTACGACTGCCGATGGCACGATTATGGCCGTGGCTCATCGGCGCCTGCCGATGTGGGGCGTGCAGTTTCACCCGGAGTCGATTCTCACCGAAGGTGGTTACACGTTGCTCGCCAATTTCCTGCGTCTGGCAGGGATCGAGCCGACCGCGCCGTTGCCGCAAACGGCGGAAGAACGGCCGATTGAACCGGATGATTACGTCGTTCCCTCGCGGCCGGTCACTTTTTAG
- a CDS encoding DUF447 domain-containing protein: protein MKENCDRLIVEGLMVTTGADGRPHFAPMGPLVDRELRAFTLRPFCTSTTFANLQRTGTAVFHLIDDVELLARAAIGRIETPPAVVQIAGSVNYRLVDCCRWFELRVATAEVEPPRATFHCEVLQSGSVHDWFGFNRAKHAVVEAAILATRIGILPAADIRAEMARLAIPVQKTAGEQERRAWELLQTHINERLGS from the coding sequence ATGAAAGAAAACTGCGATCGCCTGATTGTCGAAGGGCTGATGGTGACTACCGGCGCAGATGGCCGGCCGCACTTCGCGCCGATGGGGCCGCTTGTCGATCGCGAACTTCGGGCCTTCACGCTCCGTCCGTTCTGCACATCGACGACGTTCGCCAATCTGCAGCGCACGGGTACTGCCGTGTTTCATCTCATCGACGACGTGGAGTTGCTCGCGCGGGCCGCGATCGGCCGCATCGAAACACCGCCGGCAGTCGTGCAGATTGCCGGCAGCGTAAACTATCGTCTCGTCGACTGCTGCCGGTGGTTTGAGTTGCGCGTCGCAACCGCCGAAGTGGAACCGCCGCGAGCGACGTTTCACTGCGAAGTGTTGCAGAGCGGCAGCGTGCACGATTGGTTCGGATTCAATCGCGCGAAACATGCGGTAGTCGAAGCGGCGATTCTGGCGACTCGCATCGGCATCTTGCCGGCAGCGGACATTCGGGCGGAGATGGCGCGCCTGGCGATTCCAGTGCAGAAGACCGCGGGTGAGCAGGAACGACGGGCATGGGAGTTGTTGCAGACTCACATCAACGAGCGACTTGGTTCTTAG
- a CDS encoding TIGR02117 family protein translates to MPAASPAKLKAAFWFAFRWTARMLFAACLFYGSFLALGCVPINGDFEPATGNDHVLIYVRSNEIHTDLVVPVVQPSRDWRRTFPVQNFRGNVRDCEYLAVGWGNRSFYIDTPTWADFKVSTAIGALFWPSESVLHVEYLPNTTPATDWREVSITAQQYEQLTNYIAASVVADDNGCARMASEKSYDAYDRFYQSTGNYHIFNTCNQWTGRGLSRAGVKTGLWTPLKPQVLWWLPATKNQVAR, encoded by the coding sequence ATGCCTGCCGCCAGCCCTGCCAAACTCAAAGCCGCTTTCTGGTTCGCATTCCGCTGGACCGCGCGAATGTTGTTTGCCGCATGCCTGTTCTACGGCAGCTTTCTCGCGCTCGGCTGCGTGCCGATCAACGGCGACTTTGAGCCGGCAACCGGCAACGACCACGTGCTGATTTATGTTCGCAGCAACGAGATTCACACGGATCTAGTGGTGCCTGTGGTGCAGCCATCGCGCGATTGGCGGCGGACATTTCCAGTGCAGAACTTTCGCGGCAATGTACGCGATTGCGAATACCTGGCCGTCGGTTGGGGTAACCGCTCGTTCTACATCGACACGCCGACTTGGGCAGATTTCAAAGTGAGCACGGCAATCGGCGCACTATTCTGGCCCAGCGAATCCGTTCTCCATGTTGAGTACTTGCCGAACACCACGCCAGCAACTGATTGGCGCGAGGTCTCGATCACTGCTCAGCAATACGAACAGCTAACGAACTACATCGCTGCTTCGGTGGTTGCCGATGACAATGGCTGCGCTCGAATGGCGAGTGAGAAGAGTTACGATGCGTACGATCGGTTCTATCAATCGACGGGCAACTATCACATCTTCAACACCTGCAACCAGTGGACGGGCCGCGGCTTGTCGCGGGCAGGCGTGAAAACGGGACTTTGGACACCGCTCAAGCCGCAAGTGTTGTGGTGGCTGCCGGCGACTAAGAACCAAGTCGCTCGTTGA